A single Thiohalobacter thiocyanaticus DNA region contains:
- a CDS encoding RNA pyrophosphohydrolase, producing MIDPDGYRPNVGIILSNQEGELLWARRLGQNAWQFPQGGIRTDETPEEALFRELHEEVGLSPLHVEIIGATRGWLRYRLPDRYIRRHSRPLCIGQKQVWFLLRLLGEEADVRLNATDHPEFDDWRWVDYWRPLHEVVPFKRGVYKRALRELAPLLFPGGAPPLPRNRHRFATRARR from the coding sequence GTGATTGATCCGGATGGATATCGTCCCAATGTCGGCATCATCCTGAGTAATCAGGAGGGGGAACTGCTGTGGGCGCGCCGTCTGGGTCAGAATGCCTGGCAATTCCCCCAGGGCGGTATCCGCACCGACGAGACCCCCGAGGAGGCGCTCTTTCGCGAGTTGCATGAGGAGGTCGGACTCTCACCCCTGCATGTCGAGATCATCGGCGCGACCCGCGGCTGGCTGCGTTACCGTCTGCCCGACCGCTACATCCGCCGTCATTCGCGGCCCCTGTGCATCGGCCAGAAGCAGGTCTGGTTCCTGCTCCGGCTGTTGGGCGAAGAGGCGGATGTGCGGCTCAACGCCACCGATCATCCCGAGTTCGACGACTGGCGCTGGGTCGATTACTGGCGGCCTCTGCACGAGGTGGTGCCGTTCAAGCGCGGTGTATACAAGCGTGCCCTGCGCGAACTGGCGCCGCTGCTGTTTCCCGGCGGTGCGCCGCCGCTGCCGCGCAACCGCCATCGCTTCGCGACCCGCGCCCGACGCTGA
- a CDS encoding HAD family hydrolase, with amino-acid sequence MALALFDLDNTLLGGDSDYLWGRFLVENGIVDADLYEQENHRFYQQYQAGTLDIQAFLAFSLRPLAEHPPAQLHRWREAFVRELIEPIMLPAARDLLERHRSAGDTLVIITATNRFITAPIAERFGVEHLLATEVEQHDGVYTGRSFDIPCFQAGKVKRLEQWLQANGADLDRSWFYSDSHNDLPLLERVTHPVAVDPDDTLRHTALARGWPVISLRE; translated from the coding sequence GTGGCACTGGCCCTGTTCGATCTCGACAACACCCTGCTGGGCGGGGACAGCGACTATCTGTGGGGCCGGTTCCTGGTCGAGAACGGCATCGTCGACGCCGATCTCTACGAACAGGAAAACCACCGCTTCTACCAGCAGTATCAGGCGGGCACGCTGGACATCCAGGCCTTTCTCGCCTTCTCCCTGCGCCCGCTGGCCGAGCATCCGCCGGCGCAGCTGCATCGCTGGCGCGAGGCCTTCGTAAGGGAACTGATCGAACCCATCATGCTGCCGGCCGCCCGCGATCTGCTGGAACGCCACCGCAGCGCGGGTGACACCCTGGTCATCATCACCGCCACCAACCGCTTCATCACCGCGCCCATTGCCGAGCGCTTCGGGGTCGAGCACCTGCTGGCCACCGAGGTGGAACAGCACGACGGGGTCTACACCGGCCGCAGCTTCGACATCCCCTGTTTCCAGGCCGGCAAGGTCAAGCGGCTGGAGCAGTGGCTGCAGGCGAACGGCGCGGACCTGGACCGCAGCTGGTTCTACAGCGATTCGCACAATGACCTGCCGCTGCTGGAGCGGGTCACCCACCCGGTGGCGGTCGATCCCGACGATACCCTGCGCCATACCGCACTGGCCCGGGGCTGGCCGGTGATCAGTCTGCGGGAATGA